One window from the genome of Bubalus kerabau isolate K-KA32 ecotype Philippines breed swamp buffalo chromosome 17, PCC_UOA_SB_1v2, whole genome shotgun sequence encodes:
- the ZBTB32 gene encoding zinc finger and BTB domain-containing protein 32 isoform X1 has product MPLSPTRLPSPYASDRLVRLAARLRPALCDTLITVGSQEFPAHSLVLAGVSQQLGRRGRWAVMKGISPSTFAQLLHFVYGESLELHPGELGPLEEAARTLGVQSLEEACIRARRDMAREELGPGLKKQQEELEKPTRDSMRGVGAFGEKQRPEKFVRACGKEQETLHRPRPPRESPDTAEATREGRGEQRPKEQLHQALVGHGRVGGKQEVIMWLRDSARGYEESLREFPGPLPPAGSFQTGITPSPWWAEAPWLGEGQPALWSILLLPPRYGTPFSHSIPVTGAWQEVWPRDQRIPLSLNLHKGLWSQNQLASSSPTPGSLPQVPTQLSPGETEESDQRHTGELATCVGQVGTASHPSLPHPPPPTPARSRPYSCSVCGKRFSLKHQMETHYRVHTGEKPFSCSLCPQRSRDFSAMTKHLRTHGAAPYRCPLCQAGCPSLASMQAHMRGHSPSQLPPGWTIRSTFLYSSSSRPSRASTSPSRPSSSTS; this is encoded by the exons ATGCCCCTGTCCCCAACAAGACTGCCTAGTCCCTATGCTTCTGATCGGCTGGTACGGCTAGCAGCCAGGCTCCGGCCAGCACTATGTGATACTCTGATCACAGTGGGCAGCCAGGAATTCCCTGCCCACAGCCTGGTGCTGGCAGGTGTGAGCCAGCAACTGGGTCGCAGGGGCCGCTGGGCTGTGATGAAAGGCATCAGCCCTTCCACCTTTGCCCAACTTCTGCACTTTGTTTATGGGGAGAGTCTAGAGCTGCATCCTGGGGAACTGGGGCCCCTTGAGGAGGCAGCCAGAACACTGGGGGTGCAGTCCCTGGAAGAGGCATGCATTAGGGCTCGAAGGGACATGGCCAGAGAAGAGCTGGGTCCAGGGCTGAAGAAACAACAGGAGGAGCTAGAGAAACCCACAAGGGACTCGATGAGAGGCGTGGGGGCCTTTGGGGAGAAGCAGAGACCAGAAAAGTTTGTTAGGGCTTGTGGGAAAGAGCAGGAGACGTTGCACAGGCCGCGACCACCAAGAGAGAGCCCTGACACAGCAGAGGCAACTCGGGAGGGTCGAGGGGAGCAGAGACCAAAGGAGCAACTCCACCAAGCCCTTGTTGGCCATGGCAGAGTCGGTGGGAAGCAAGAAGTAATCATGTGGTTGAGGGACAGTGCAAGGGGCTATGAGGAAAGTCTGCGGGAGTTCCCTGGCCCCCTTCCCCCAGCAGGTTCCTTCCAAACTGGCATCACCCCCAGCCCTTGGTGGGCTGAGGCCCCTTGGTTGGGGGAGGGCCAGCCTGCCCTGTGGAGCATCCTTCTGTTGCCGCCTAGATATGGCACTCCCTTCTCCCATAGCATCCCTGTGACTGGAGCCTGGCAAGAGGTCTGGCCTCGGGACCAGAG gATCCCACTGTCCCTGAACCTCCACAAAGGCCTTTGGAGCCAGAACCAGTtggcctcctccagccccaccccag GTTCCCTCCCCCAGGTCCCCACACAGCTCAGCCCTGGGGAGACGGAAGAGTCTGATCAGAGGCACACAG GTGAACTAGCAACCTGTGTGGGTCAGGTCGGCACCGCAAGCCATCCATCTCtcccacaccctcccccacccactcctGCTCGGTCTCGGCCCTATTCTTGCTCTGTCTGTGGAAAGAGGTTTTCACTCAAACATCAGATGGAGACGCACTACCGTGTCCACACAG GAGAGAAGCCCTTCTCCTGTAGCCTCTGTCCCCAGCGCTCCCGGGACTTCTCAGCCATGACCAAGCACCTGCGAACGCACGGGGCCGCACCCTACCGCTGCCCTCTGTGCCAGGCCGGCTGCCCCAGCCTGGCCTCCATGCAGGCGCACATGCGCGGCCACTCGCCCAGTCAGCTCCCGCCGGGATGGACCATTCGCTCCACCTTCCTCTACTCCTCCTCCTCGAGGCCATCTAGGGCCTCGACCTCTCCCAGTAGGCCCTCTTCCTCCACCAGCTGA